One stretch of Malus domestica chromosome 14, GDT2T_hap1 DNA includes these proteins:
- the LOC103454906 gene encoding NAC domain-containing protein 83-like — protein MDKFNFLRNGMSRLPPGFRFQPTDEELVFQYLRCKVFSCPLPASIIPEINVCLYDPWDLPGDLEQEKYFFSNRESKYRNGNRANRVTSSGYWKATGVDKKIVSSRKNNIVGKKKTLVFYKGKSPNVSKTDWIMHEYCLVNAETTASTHTTENALTPKGNWVLCRVFLKKRSGKTDEEIMVNYNGIRVCDNASPVSSSSSCSSSWPVGSQK, from the exons atggACAAGTTCAACTTTCTGAGAAATGGGATGTCCAGATTGCCTCCTGGTTTCCGATTCCAGCCAACAGATGAAGAACTTGTCTTTCAGTACCTGAGATGCAAAGTCTTTTCATGCCCCCTTCCTGCTTCCATTATTCCTGAGATCAACGTTTGCCTGTATGATCCTTGGGATTTGCCAG GTGATTTGGAGCAAGAGAAGTATTTCTTCAGCAACAGGGAATCGAAATACCGGAATGGAAACCGAGCTAACAGGGTGACAAGTTCCGGTTACTGGAAAGCGACCGGCGTTGACAAAAAGATTGTATCTTCAAGGAAGAATAATATTGTGGGGAAGAAAAAGACTCTAGTTTTCTACAAAGGGAAGTCTCCAAATGTTTCTAAGACTGATTGGATCATGCATGAatattgccttgtcaatgcagAAACTACAGCTTCCACTCACACAACTGAG AATGCTTTAACCCCGAAAGGAAACTGGGTTTTGTGTCGCGTGTTTTTGAAGAAAAGAAGTGGCAAGACGGATGAGGAGATTATGGTGAATTACAATGGCATCAGAGTTTGCGATAATGCAAGTCCtgtatcttcttcttcatcttgttCGAGTTCCTGGCCAGTGGGATCACAGAAGTAA
- the LOC103431083 gene encoding mitochondrial import inner membrane translocase subunit TIM8, producing MDPSAMNNPELLNFINQEKERAMVNEMVGKLTNVCWDKCITSTPGSKFSSSESACLTNCARRYLDMSMIIMKRFQGMQ from the exons ATGGATCCTTCAGCAATGAACAACCCTGAACTGCTTAACTTCATCAAC CAAGAGAAGGAAAGAGCAATGGTGAACGAGATGGTGGGAAAGCTTACAAATGTATGTTGGGACAAGTGCATCACCAGTACCCCTGGGAGCAAGTTCAGTTCCAGTGAGTCCGCTTGCCTGACAAACTGTGCCCGCCGGTATCTTGATATGAGTATGATTATTATGAAGCGCTTTCAGGGTATGCAATGA
- the LOC103431084 gene encoding probable protein S-acyltransferase 7, producing the protein MNAEPNHHLRHSPAGGAASGGPELVRTYKTWKGSNIFFLGGRLIFGPDVSSLPLTVSLLTVPVAVFCIFVGRKLIDHLGISVIIAVCIWTLLVLVFLLLTSGRDPGIVPRNLNPPEPEDYDASIEGGSSESQQPRFPRMKEVVINGIIVKIKFCDTCMLYRPPRCSHCSICNNCVQRFDHHCPWVGQCIGLRNYRFFFMFVFSATLLCLYVQGFCWVYVVRIMHGEDISIWKALIKTPASIGLIIYSFIAFWFVGGLTMFHSYLISTNQSTYENFRYRYDGRENPFNKGTIKNFMEVFCTRISPSKNNFRAKVPRDPEVLPTPVGANFVSPLIGKAMSDIEMGRKPLRNDASGEMRDYEGQFSNDDGVNKDPQVSEADRSQDLSRSLRTESTERHVASQPRRSSWGRRSGSLDIAPEVLAFAAGVGDSRRVTDEKGINGKLTTEIGQSRTSL; encoded by the exons ATGAATGCGGAGCCGAATCACCACCTTCGGCACTCCCCTGCCGGCGGCGCTGCCTCTGGTGGGCCGGAGCTGGTCAGGACTTACAAGACCTGGAAAGGCAGCAAT ATATTTTTCCTTGGTGGAAGGCTTATATTTGGACCCGATGTCAGTTCTCTTCCGTTAACAGTATCTCTCCTTACTGTGCCTGTTGCAGTTTTCTGCATCTTTGTAGGAAGAAAACTAATTGATCACTTGGGAATTTCAGTAATTATTGCTGTTTGTATATGGACGCTACTT gttttggtttttcttctaCTAACCTCAGGAAGAGATCCTGGTATAGTACCTCGTAATCTTAACCCTCCAGAGCCAGAGGATTATGATGCGAGTATAGAGGGTGGGTCTAGTGAATCACAACAGCCACGTTTTCCACGCATGAAGGAAGTAGTTATCAATGGTATTATTGTGAAGATCAAGTTTTGCGACACCTGCATGCTTTACAGACCTCCTCGTTGTTCTCACTGTTCCATATGCAATAACTGCGTGCAGCGATTCGACCATCACTGCCCTTGGGTTGGCCAATGTATTGGATTG CGGAACTACAggttcttcttcatgtttgtcttcTCTGCAACTCTTCTTTGCTTATATGTACAAGGGTTTTGCTGGGTCTACGTTGTGAGGATCATGCATGGCGAGGATATATCAATTTGGAAGGCGCTAATTAAGACTCCCGCCTCCATTGGGCTCATTATTTACAGTTTCATTGCCTTTTGGTTTGTCGGCGGTCTTACTATGTTCCACTCATATCTCATCAGTACAAACCAG TCTACTTATGAAAACTTTAGATACCGGTATGATGGACGAGAGAACCCATTCAACAAAGGGACAATTAAGAACTTCATGGAGGTATTCTGCACGAGAATTTCTCCATCCAAGAACAATTTCAGGGCAAAAGTTCCAAGAGATCCTGAAGTTCTTCCTACACCAGTCGGCGCCAATTTTGTTAGTCCTCTCATAGGgaaagccatgagtgacatagAGATGGGGAGGAAGCCATTACGGAATGACGCTTCAGGAGAGATGCGGGATTATGAAGGACAATTTAGCAACGATGATGGAGTAAACAAGGACCCCCAAGTGAGCGAGGCTGATAGGTCCCAAGATTTAAGCAGGAGTCTCCGAACAGAGAGCACAGAGAGACACGTTGCCTCGCAACCTAGACGGTCTAGTTGGGGGAGGCGGAGTGGAAGTTTAGATATAGCGCCCGAAGTGCTTGCTTTTGCAGCTGGAGTTGGCGATTCAAGGCGGGTCACTGATGAAAAAGGAATCAACGGCAAGTTGACAACAGAAATTGGACAATCCCGTACAAGTTTGTAA